One genomic region from Nilaparvata lugens isolate BPH chromosome 3, ASM1435652v1, whole genome shotgun sequence encodes:
- the LOC120350240 gene encoding glycine-rich protein 5-like, whose translation MTMQSDRSCMTIPSQSPLYMKGLCQIEAILASASGTIASRSKSTVGGGMAAISGATGGGGATGSGGRMTGGSGVTGGSQTTSGRVTGSGGATSGSRMPGGGVTGSGGATGGGRSTGSGVTGSGGATGGGQTTGGRVTGSGGATRGGQMTGGGVTGSGGATGGGRTTNGGVTGSGGATRGLFRRPCSTNIYLQCCFSGYCTN comes from the coding sequence ATGACCATGCAGAGTGACAGGTCCTGCATGACCATCCCGAGCCAGAGTCCCCTATATATGAAGGGCCTCTGCCAAATTGAAGCCATCCTGGCCTCAGCCAGCGGGACAATTGCCAGCCGCAGCAAGTCGACTGTTGGTGGTGGGATGGCAGCCATCagtggggcgaccggtggtggtggggcgaccggcagTGGTGGCCGGATGACTGGCGGCAGTGGGGTGACCGGCGGCAGCCAGACGACCAGTGGCagggtgactggcagtggtggggcgaccaGTGGCAGCCGGATGCCTGGCGGCGGGGTGACTGGtagtggtggggcgaccggtggcggccGGTCGACTGGCAgcggggtgactggcagtggtggggcgactggcggcggcCAGACAACCGGCGGCAGGGTGACTGGTAGTGGTGGGGCGACCAGGGGCGGCCAGATGACTGGCGgcggggtgactggcagtggtggggcgactggcggcggcCGGACGACCAATGgcggggtgactggcagtggtggggcgaccaGAGGGCTGTTCAGGAGACCCTGCTCTACTAATATCTATTTACAGTGCTGCTTTTCGGGATACTGTACAAACTGA
- the LOC111048727 gene encoding uncharacterized protein LOC111048727 encodes MKDDDREQYGRRNTIEVYGVPELQNEDVQSRILEIGKALDVKLDRRSIDACHRLPRRRDNTAPGIIVRFVCRGDKDALLKKRKECRDFSTQHINMQGNSPIYINQSITAERRKLFGRAKMIQRENGFRHVWIDRVGRIKVRYEDGGPVNIIRCEEDLNKLTNRNKDNVGVSKK; translated from the coding sequence ATGAAAGATGACGATCGGGAGCAATATGGTCGGAGAAATACCATTGAAGTATACGGTGTTCCGGAGTTGCAGAACGAGGATGTGCAGAGTCGAATACTGGAGATCGGGAAAGCATTGGATGTGAAGCTGGACCGCAGATCGATCGATGCATGTCATCGCCTCCCCAGAAGAAGAGACAACACCGCGCCCGGCATCATTGTTCGTTTTGTCTGTCGAGGAGATAAGGATGCCTTGCTCAAAAAGAGGAAAGAATGTAGAGACTTTTCAACTCAACATATCAACATGCAGGGAAATAGTCCAATCTACATAAACCAATCTATAACGGCGGAGAGACGTAAGCTGTTCGGCAGAGCCAAGATGATACAACGGGAGAATGGGTTTCGACATGTGTGGATCGACCGAGTGGGCCGAATCAAAGTCAGGTACGAGGACGGCGGTCCTGTTAATATTATCAGGTGTGAGGAGGACCTCAACAAGCTCACAAATAGAAATAAGGACAATGTCGGTGTAAGTAAGAAATAA